A single region of the Plasmodium malariae genome assembly, chromosome: 7 genome encodes:
- the PmUG01_07051500 gene encoding fam-m protein, with product MNQKIMLFLFIKISTFILLTWIFHFNSELSTFNKIIDKNYNLSKKLDTRNYRLLAKYKLNNHSYNVCLKKKLEDNEANKQRDLSNNERRIKEKNKQSSRNLLNKAQYYVDVIDYNNGMFDGKNFHFQKKWIKKKDYDSFLEKKRRICDVALKKIKFKNYGYIVGMFFFFFFLGIGLPMSCKCEMVRAGTTDTRSNSIDLQIIKYISDLLGTKNELHVFILLYTVAFIILVVLIIIATYKILRNNEKYQKLKLMRE from the exons GATATTCCATTTTAACAGTGAATTG agtacttttaacaaaattatcgATAAAAACTATAACCttagtaaaaaattagatacaAGAAATTATCGATTACTGGCAAAATATAAACTGAATAATCATTCATATAAtgtatgtttaaaaaaaaaacttgagGATAATGAAGCAAATAAACAAAGAGATTTGTCTAATAATGAAAGGaggataaaagaaaaaaataaacaatcaagcagaaatttattaaataaggcCCAATACTATGTAGACGttatagattataataatggaatgtttgatggaaaaaattttcattttcaaaagaaatggataaaaaaaaaagattatgatAGTTTTCttgagaaaaaaaggagaatatGTGACgtagctttaaaaaaaataaaatttaaaaattacggTTATATAGTTggtatgttttttttttttttctttttgggCATAGGATTACCCATGTCATGCAAGTGTGAGATGGTAAGAGCAGGTACAACAGATACTAGAAGTAATAGCATAGATCTAcagataataaaatatatcagtGATTTACTAGgtacaaaaaatgaattacatgtttttatattattatatacagtagctttcattatattagtagttttaattataatagctACTTATAAGAtcttaagaaataatgaaaaatatcaaaaactTAAGTTGATGAGAGAGTAA
- the PmUG01_07051600 gene encoding Plasmodium exported protein, unknown function, which yields MKVKSKLLLFIKIETFLILTWIYHFNSEVSNICKYLYEKDVIDEKLCTRNYRLLAKYRKEKCLNIAHEKKDIPYNGEYEKKHITKNGRVSKGKIKLPRECTSHNSVGYNQVGENKSSVNNKVNNYSGKRTLDKIYYKNVLRYCTNSDFKFIKKYIQRKDSEFFVLFIVHLIVGVIYALLFGLFKYTKAGEKQIIRNIVPIYILWIIILVGLFYICIKYIKYEKLLRIKRDMYYTKHLS from the exons aTGAAAGTGAAATCTAAGCTactcttatttattaaaatcgaaacatttctcattttaacatggatatatcattttaataGTGAAGTc agtaacatttgtaaatatttgtatgagAAGGACGTTATTgatgaaaaattatgtacaagAAATTATCGCTTACTAGCAAAGTATAGAAAGGAAAAGTGTTTAAATATCgcacatgaaaaaaaagatattccATATAATGGAGAATACGAAAAGAAACATATAACTAAGAATGGAAGAGTGTccaaaggaaaaattaaactgCCAAGAGAATGTACCTCACATAATTCAGTAGGCTATAATCAAGTTGGGGAAAATAAATCTTCTGTAAACAATAAGGTAAATAACTATTCTGGGAAAAGAACGTtagacaaaatatattataaaaatgttcttAGGTATTGTACAAATTCTGATTTtaagtttataaaaaaatatatacaaagaaaagatagtgaattttttgttttatttattgtccATTTAATAGTTGGAGTAATCTATGCACTATTATTTGGTTTATTTAAGTATACTAAGGCAGGTGAAAAGCAgattattagaaatattgtaccaatatatatattatggatTATTATTTTAGTAGGGCTTTTTTACATctgcataaaatatataaaatatgaaaagttATTACGTATAAAGAGGGATATGTATTATACAAAGCATCTTTCTTAA
- the PmUG01_07051700 gene encoding fam-m protein: MEQKINSTLFFKISAFMILSWICHFCCDTRTNNKLLIEKWTPCRRLNTRCYRLLAKYKKNKDSNTLDLKEDKPFNGDRNKGKNRQSNRSPLNKAQYYTEVIDYDNGMFDGKYFHFEKKLIKKKDYDDLLEKKKRICDIALKKIKFRKYRYGAFITFLFFLFAIGLPILQHFNYLKTAGEWLIKTALKLQTAWSAVENVLGEAKNHFYLMSFGILMFILSVLLVIALYKLLINNEKYKKIKLMAE, translated from the exons atggaacaaaaaattaattccaccttatttttcaaaatttctgCGTTTATGATTTTAAGTTGGATATGTCATTTTTGTTGTGATACA agaACTAATAACAAATTGTTAATTGAGAAATGGACACCATGTAGAAGATTAAATACAAGATGTTATCGTttactagcaaaatataaaaagaataaagatTCAAATACTTTAGATCTTAAAGAGGATAAACCATTCAATGGAGATAGgaacaaaggaaaaaacagaCAATCTAATAGAAGTCCATTAAATAAGGCGCAGTACTATACAGAAGTTATAGATTATGATAATGGTATGTTTGATGGTAAATActtccattttgaaaaaaaattaattaagaaaaaagacTATGATGATttacttgaaaaaaaaaaaagaatttgtgatatagctttaaaaaaaataaaattcagaAAATACAGATATGGAGCTTTTAttactttcctttttttcttgttcgCAATTGGATTGCCAATATTACAACATTTTAACTATTTGAAAACTGCAGGAGAATGGCTTATTAAAACTGCATTAAAATTGCAAACAGCATGGTCAGCAGTAGAAAATGTCCTAGGTGAAGctaaaaatcatttttatctaATGTCATTTGGAATATTAATGTTTATATTGTCTGTCTTACTTGTAATAGCGTTATATAAGctcttaataaataatgaaaaatataaaaaaattaagttgatGGCagagtaa